Proteins from one Arcobacter sp. F2176 genomic window:
- a CDS encoding response regulator translates to MENIKDFIKKLKVLYVEDEDQARMIFGKYLNKKFDTSILCSNGFEAYDAFIKATNDKEPFDLIISDINMPKIDGIELLEKIRELNKDIPFIFTTARSESEQMIKAINLNVSSYLLKPLDFSIIDKSVEKICKEIYYKKNFELQKKEMEAYLSVLNKEAIVVKTDFDGNITFVNDAFIDISGYLEDEILGKNHSILKHPDVQASLYEEIWETARKGKIWEGTLKHLSKDNETYFVNTKIIPIYDDAGKEITQFISIRFLVTEEENQRRAQNKKFLEQLTLYKKEIANHKKEKEDILSKATSCNDNTKLYKDKIITYENKIRNLLSQLEIYETQNIEYNKMDLMMKQDKKKQFDIMTKQLLIIKNHNKTITKELEDLKAIIQYKEEQIKALDKKRVDHEKRIASLLDLVTNLQEELKTFKNENNE, encoded by the coding sequence ATGGAAAACATTAAAGACTTTATCAAAAAATTAAAGGTTTTATATGTTGAAGATGAAGACCAAGCAAGAATGATTTTTGGAAAATATTTAAATAAAAAATTTGATACATCAATCTTATGTAGCAATGGTTTTGAAGCCTATGATGCCTTTATTAAAGCTACAAATGATAAAGAACCTTTTGATTTAATTATTAGCGATATTAATATGCCTAAAATCGATGGCATAGAACTTCTTGAAAAAATAAGAGAATTAAATAAAGATATTCCTTTTATTTTTACAACAGCAAGAAGTGAATCTGAACAGATGATTAAAGCAATAAACTTAAATGTAAGTTCCTACTTATTAAAACCATTAGATTTTTCAATAATTGATAAAAGTGTAGAAAAAATTTGTAAAGAAATATATTATAAAAAGAATTTTGAATTACAAAAGAAAGAAATGGAAGCTTACTTATCTGTTTTAAATAAAGAAGCAATAGTTGTAAAAACTGATTTTGATGGAAATATCACCTTTGTAAATGATGCTTTTATTGATATATCAGGATATCTAGAAGATGAAATATTAGGTAAAAATCATAGTATTCTAAAACATCCAGATGTTCAAGCAAGTTTATACGAAGAGATATGGGAAACAGCAAGAAAAGGTAAAATATGGGAAGGAACGCTAAAACATCTATCTAAAGACAATGAAACATATTTTGTAAATACAAAAATAATTCCAATTTATGATGATGCAGGTAAAGAAATTACTCAATTTATTAGCATACGGTTTTTAGTGACAGAAGAAGAAAACCAAAGAAGAGCACAAAATAAAAAATTTTTAGAACAATTGACCTTATATAAAAAAGAGATTGCAAACCATAAAAAAGAAAAAGAAGATATATTATCAAAAGCAACTAGTTGTAATGATAATACAAAACTTTATAAAGACAAAATTATTACTTATGAAAATAAGATACGAAATCTTTTATCACAACTGGAGATTTATGAAACCCAAAACATTGAATATAATAAAATGGATTTAATGATGAAACAAGATAAAAAGAAACAATTTGACATAATGACAAAACAACTATTAATAATAAAAAATCATAACAAAACTATTACAAAAGAACTTGAAGATTTAAAAGCTATTATTCAATACAAAGAAGAACAAATAAAAGCTCTTGATAAAAAAAGAGTAGATCATGAAAAAAGAATAGCATCTTTATTAGATTTAGTGACTAATTTACAAGAGGAACTTAAAACATTTAAGAATGAAAATAATGAATAA
- a CDS encoding HAMP domain-containing sensor histidine kinase produces MFYQIFSEYDNNKKEAYKQFYKVEKVYKDLFSKYHIDKDNFAFDEITKTIFKTSNISGLVAIDSSKNFKFFKGAIGTSFTKDVNEKNKDVSFYEDNYFFKHRIKIDVYDKKDLELILFIKKTDIYNLVWDTVFLILLNMIFGMIILWVLFSIFTAKYLIKPLNTIIDATNKFDIEEHEFIEINLDDLQNNEFYKLSNVFNKMSKRINEAYINMEQLSMIKEIQKNKLEDQKAELIQANKSKDDFLANMSHELKTPLNSINVISDVMMRNKTENLDEKQIKNIGIINKCGKDLLYLINDVLDISKLEAGQIILNNDAINIKDLIMSIYDMFYPQTKAKEIDFVLKVDDSLETMYSDEDRIKQIIKNLLSNALKFTESGKISLIVKDEDKDIKVIVKDEGIGIPEDKLENIFDRFKQVDGSTTRKYGGTGLGLAICKELAHLLKGDITVTSELGKGSTFELIICKNIDLMNTLNLLDIKDESTQSTNSTSVLKEIDGENIFINFDDSEDIKKELILVYNNEPIKFFSVIMDLNKLYEVKQSANLSEIKELYNKKTSKVIVDISSLNSYEVDNIVQTFAENLILIYKNEIDLELSKKVYKVIQEPLNYEKIINIKKS; encoded by the coding sequence ATGTTTTATCAAATATTCTCAGAATATGATAATAATAAAAAAGAGGCTTATAAACAATTTTATAAAGTAGAAAAAGTTTACAAAGATTTATTCTCAAAATATCATATTGATAAAGATAATTTTGCATTTGATGAAATAACAAAAACTATTTTTAAAACTAGTAATATTTCTGGACTTGTAGCAATTGATAGTTCAAAAAACTTTAAGTTCTTTAAAGGAGCTATTGGTACATCATTTACAAAAGATGTAAATGAAAAAAATAAAGATGTAAGCTTTTATGAAGATAATTATTTTTTTAAACATAGAATAAAAATTGATGTTTATGATAAAAAAGATTTAGAATTAATTCTATTTATCAAAAAAACTGATATTTATAACCTTGTTTGGGATACAGTATTTCTTATTTTATTAAATATGATTTTTGGAATGATTATTCTTTGGGTACTTTTTTCTATTTTTACTGCAAAATATTTAATAAAACCTTTAAATACAATTATTGATGCTACAAATAAATTTGATATTGAAGAACATGAATTTATTGAAATAAACTTAGATGATTTACAAAATAATGAGTTTTATAAGCTTTCAAATGTATTTAATAAAATGTCAAAAAGAATCAATGAAGCTTATATCAATATGGAACAGTTATCCATGATAAAAGAGATTCAAAAAAATAAGCTAGAAGATCAAAAAGCAGAATTAATCCAAGCAAATAAATCAAAAGATGATTTTTTGGCAAATATGAGCCATGAACTAAAAACACCATTAAACTCAATAAATGTAATTAGTGATGTAATGATGAGAAATAAAACAGAGAATTTAGATGAGAAACAAATCAAAAATATAGGAATAATAAATAAATGTGGGAAAGATTTATTATACTTAATAAATGATGTATTAGATATTTCAAAACTAGAAGCAGGGCAAATAATACTTAATAATGATGCGATAAATATAAAAGATTTGATAATGAGTATTTATGATATGTTTTATCCACAGACAAAAGCAAAAGAGATTGACTTTGTATTAAAAGTAGATGATAGTTTAGAGACAATGTATAGCGATGAAGATAGGATAAAACAGATAATAAAGAATTTATTGAGTAATGCATTGAAGTTTACTGAAAGTGGTAAAATAAGTTTAATAGTAAAAGATGAAGATAAAGATATAAAAGTAATAGTAAAAGATGAAGGAATAGGAATACCAGAAGATAAATTAGAAAATATTTTTGATAGATTTAAACAAGTAGATGGAAGTACTACAAGGAAGTATGGAGGGACAGGATTAGGACTTGCTATATGTAAAGAACTGGCACATTTATTAAAAGGTGATATTACTGTTACTAGTGAACTTGGTAAAGGTTCTACTTTTGAGCTTATTATTTGCAAAAATATTGATTTAATGAATACTTTAAACTTACTGGATATAAAAGATGAATCAACTCAAAGTACTAATTCAACATCAGTACTTAAAGAAATTGATGGAGAAAATATATTTATTAACTTTGATGATAGTGAAGATATAAAAAAAGAGTTAATTTTGGTTTATAATAATGAACCAATAAAATTCTTTAGTGTAATTATGGATTTAAATAAATTATATGAAGTGAAACAAAGTGCCAATTTGTCAGAAATAAAGGAACTTTATAATAAAAAAACATCAAAAGTTATAGTTGATATTAGTAGTTTAAATTCTTATGAAGTAGATAATATTGTACAGACTTTTGCAGAGAATTTAATTTTAATATATAAAAATGAAATTGATTTAGAATTAAGTAAAAAAGTATACAAAGTTATTCAAGAACCTTTGAATTATGAAAAAATCATTAATATAAAAAAGAGTTAA
- a CDS encoding sensor histidine kinase, translated as MSKEIKLQKILSSHFLKFSLIPIIIVEVTLLILYFSINQYISIKNTNLLLNEAQFHSHELLKNEANFINDKLLEVSRLAQILQREHEKLFQDPKKFILPNGEPTFEVASNGVYYKTNHIGASLYYSSKTKMTKKTKYKALFTESMDTSLESIVNFNPNIVAAYFNSWDNMNRLYPFINKVYEQYGNHIQMEDYNFYYLADNKHNPSHKPVWTTPYLDPAGNGWMLSCIVPIYKNDFLEGVTGLDITIDSFVKNILNRKLSYNANLFLMDENAMIIAMSEKIEKPEEFNILKSKSPFAEHFKNLIKSNLNNSTLNIKDKEYLTLKQDIKETNWKLMILIDKDEIFSSIVYLQNLSNKIGYITIIILVFLYIIFFYFLINKINKFSYTITKPIKKLSNQTSQIKTTSAKVNLISTNILEIQQLNNNFERMMNELKERTNKLYESKILAEELAKSKDDFLANMSHELKTPLNSINVISDVMMRNKTENLDEKQIKNIGIINKCGKDLLYLINDVLDISKLEAGQIILNNDAINIKDLIMSIYDMFYPQTKAKEIDFVLKVDDSLETMYSDEDRIKQIIKNLLSNALKFTESGKISLIVKDEDKDIKVIVKDEGIGIPEDKLENIFDRFKQVDGSTTRKYGGTGLGLAICKELAHLLKGDITVTSELGKGSTFELIICKNIDLIQGLEVLSLSTETSNSIKDTSPNEEIYILNSNPILFFKIISQISSKYNIIYIKDLKEINLSKDTKIILEASSLKEEDIIYIKEYKINNLILITEGKINKELDDLVILSIDKSLENIDYSLI; from the coding sequence ATGAGTAAGGAGATTAAACTTCAAAAGATATTGTCATCACATTTTTTAAAATTTTCTTTGATTCCTATAATTATAGTTGAAGTTACTTTATTAATATTGTATTTTTCTATCAATCAATATATTTCGATAAAAAATACTAATCTACTTTTAAATGAAGCCCAATTTCATAGTCATGAACTTTTAAAAAATGAAGCAAATTTTATAAATGATAAATTGTTAGAAGTTTCAAGATTAGCCCAAATATTGCAAAGAGAGCACGAAAAATTATTTCAAGATCCAAAAAAATTTATACTCCCAAATGGAGAACCTACTTTTGAAGTTGCTAGTAATGGAGTTTATTACAAAACAAACCATATTGGTGCTAGTTTATATTATTCATCTAAAACAAAAATGACTAAAAAAACAAAATATAAAGCACTATTTACAGAATCTATGGATACCTCTTTAGAAAGTATAGTTAATTTTAATCCTAATATTGTAGCAGCTTATTTTAATAGTTGGGATAATATGAATCGACTTTATCCTTTCATAAATAAAGTTTATGAACAATATGGTAATCATATACAAATGGAAGATTATAATTTTTATTATCTTGCAGATAATAAGCACAATCCTAGTCATAAACCTGTATGGACAACTCCTTATTTAGATCCAGCAGGTAATGGTTGGATGTTATCATGTATAGTTCCAATTTATAAAAATGATTTTTTAGAAGGAGTTACAGGATTAGATATAACAATTGATAGTTTTGTTAAGAACATATTAAATAGAAAGCTATCATATAATGCAAACTTGTTTTTGATGGATGAAAATGCAATGATAATAGCTATGTCAGAAAAAATAGAAAAACCTGAAGAATTTAATATACTTAAAAGTAAAAGTCCTTTTGCTGAACACTTTAAAAATCTTATTAAAAGTAATTTGAATAACTCTACATTAAATATTAAAGATAAAGAATACTTAACCTTAAAACAAGATATTAAAGAGACTAATTGGAAACTAATGATTTTAATAGATAAAGATGAAATATTTAGTTCTATTGTCTATTTACAAAATTTATCTAATAAAATCGGATATATAACTATCATCATATTAGTGTTCTTATATATTATTTTCTTCTATTTTCTAATTAATAAAATAAATAAATTTTCATACACAATAACTAAGCCTATAAAAAAATTGTCAAATCAAACTTCTCAAATAAAAACAACAAGTGCCAAAGTCAATTTAATTAGTACTAATATATTGGAGATACAACAACTAAACAATAACTTTGAAAGAATGATGAATGAGTTAAAGGAAAGAACAAATAAATTATATGAATCAAAAATACTTGCAGAAGAGTTAGCCAAATCAAAAGATGATTTTTTGGCAAATATGAGCCATGAACTAAAAACACCATTAAACTCAATAAATGTAATTAGTGATGTAATGATGAGAAATAAAACAGAGAATTTAGATGAGAAACAAATCAAAAATATAGGAATAATAAATAAATGTGGGAAAGATTTATTATACTTAATAAATGATGTATTAGATATTTCAAAACTAGAAGCAGGGCAAATAATACTTAATAATGATGCGATAAATATAAAAGATTTGATAATGAGTATTTATGATATGTTTTATCCACAGACAAAAGCAAAAGAGATTGACTTTGTATTAAAAGTAGATGATAGTTTAGAGACAATGTATAGCGATGAAGATAGGATAAAACAGATAATAAAGAATTTATTGAGTAATGCATTGAAGTTTACTGAAAGTGGTAAAATAAGTTTAATAGTAAAAGATGAAGATAAAGATATAAAAGTAATAGTAAAAGATGAAGGAATAGGAATACCAGAAGATAAATTAGAAAATATTTTTGATAGATTTAAACAAGTAGATGGAAGTACTACAAGGAAGTATGGAGGGACAGGATTAGGACTTGCTATATGTAAAGAACTGGCACATTTATTAAAAGGTGATATTACTGTTACTAGTGAACTTGGTAAAGGTTCTACTTTTGAGCTTATTATTTGCAAAAATATTGATTTAATCCAAGGTTTAGAAGTTTTAAGTTTAAGTACAGAAACTTCTAATTCAATAAAAGACACTTCTCCCAATGAAGAAATTTATATTCTAAATAGTAATCCAATTTTATTTTTTAAAATTATAAGTCAAATATCTTCAAAATATAATATAATTTATATTAAAGATTTAAAAGAGATTAATTTAAGTAAGGATACAAAAATAATTTTGGAAGCATCTTCTTTAAAAGAAGAAGATATTATATATATAAAAGAGTATAAAATAAATAACTTAATTCTAATTACAGAAGGAAAGATAAATAAAGAGTTGGATGATTTAGTAATTTTGTCTATAGATAAATCGCTTGAAAATATTGATTACTCTTTAATTTAA
- a CDS encoding hybrid sensor histidine kinase/response regulator encodes MEKFSILILDDVEENIYSLKLMIEDSFDTEIYTALNAQDAISILMNNKVDLILSDIQMPDVDGFQFVDYIKSLEITKDIPVIFITGIYDKDSYQKKGYDLGVIEYISKPIDNDLLTSKLKVFIKIFEEKKSSKEELDQANKLLVHNAKMASMGEMIGVISHQLKQPLNIMSLYCNDIKYSYDTDDLDRETIDKFDKDTKQQIKHMTNTIDSFLNFFNSEKKLTTIPIKKAIVTFIDLMKAQIRKSGIDLKVDIEDAYIVGVEMELAQVFINIITNSIQAYNEREIENRPIEIKVYKENDKVILTIGDFAGGIDENNMEKLFDPYFTTKSDGTGIGLYMVKLVIINSFKGELKVENSDKGLKFIMTFPSA; translated from the coding sequence ATGGAAAAGTTTAGTATTCTTATATTAGATGATGTAGAAGAAAATATATATTCATTAAAACTTATGATAGAAGATAGCTTTGATACAGAAATTTATACTGCCTTAAATGCACAAGATGCAATTTCAATACTTATGAATAACAAAGTAGATCTTATACTAAGTGATATTCAAATGCCTGATGTAGATGGATTCCAATTTGTTGATTACATAAAAAGTTTAGAAATAACAAAAGATATTCCAGTTATTTTTATTACAGGAATTTATGATAAAGACTCATATCAAAAAAAAGGTTATGATTTAGGAGTTATTGAATATATTTCAAAACCAATTGATAATGATCTATTAACATCAAAGTTAAAAGTATTTATAAAGATATTTGAAGAAAAAAAGAGTTCAAAAGAAGAGTTAGACCAAGCAAATAAACTTCTCGTTCATAATGCAAAAATGGCTAGTATGGGAGAAATGATTGGTGTTATATCACATCAATTAAAACAACCTTTAAATATTATGTCATTATATTGTAACGATATAAAATATTCATATGATACAGATGATTTAGATAGGGAAACAATAGATAAATTTGATAAAGATACAAAGCAACAAATTAAACATATGACAAATACAATTGATAGTTTTCTAAACTTCTTTAACTCTGAAAAAAAACTCACAACAATACCTATAAAAAAAGCAATTGTTACTTTTATTGACTTAATGAAAGCTCAAATTAGAAAAAGTGGTATAGACTTAAAAGTTGACATTGAAGATGCTTATATAGTAGGTGTAGAGATGGAATTAGCACAAGTTTTTATAAATATTATTACTAATTCAATTCAAGCATATAATGAAAGAGAGATAGAAAATAGGCCTATTGAAATAAAAGTATACAAAGAAAATGACAAAGTTATTTTGACAATTGGCGACTTTGCAGGTGGAATTGATGAAAATAATATGGAAAAACTTTTTGATCCATATTTTACTACAAAAAGTGATGGAACAGGGATTGGTCTTTATATGGTTAAATTAGTAATAATAAATAGCTTTAAAGGTGAATTGAAAGTTGAGAATAGTGATAAAGGGCTTAAATTTATTATGACTTTCCCTTCAGCATAA
- a CDS encoding gamma carbonic anhydrase family protein: MILKFKEFYPKIAQSAWIAPSADLIGNIEIGEDSSVWFQCVIRSDVNEVKIGKNTNIQDLSCIHTDTDSKTIIGDNVTVGHKVMLHGCKIEDNCLIGMSATILDNAVIGEGSIVGANSLVTSGKVFPPRSLIMGSPAKVVKELSEEDVDKLIKHAAHYVEYKNDYR; this comes from the coding sequence ATGATATTAAAATTTAAAGAGTTTTATCCAAAAATTGCCCAAAGTGCATGGATTGCTCCTAGTGCTGATTTAATCGGTAATATTGAAATTGGAGAAGATTCATCTGTTTGGTTTCAATGTGTTATAAGATCAGATGTAAATGAAGTAAAAATAGGTAAAAATACAAATATACAAGATTTGTCTTGTATTCATACAGATACAGATAGTAAAACGATAATTGGTGATAATGTAACAGTTGGTCATAAAGTTATGCTTCATGGTTGTAAAATAGAAGATAATTGTCTAATTGGTATGAGTGCAACCATTTTAGATAATGCTGTTATTGGTGAAGGAAGTATAGTTGGAGCTAATTCTCTTGTAACTTCTGGAAAAGTCTTTCCTCCAAGAAGTTTAATTATGGGTAGTCCTGCAAAAGTAGTAAAAGAGTTAAGTGAAGAAGATGTTGATAAGCTTATCAAACATGCAGCTCACTATGTTGAGTATAAAAATGACTATAGATAG
- a CDS encoding M14 family zinc carboxypeptidase gives MKRLYRSYEASTTIFKELEAKYPEYFKIESIGQTWEKRNINLITISKNIETANSKPALFYTGTIHAREWIGHELAIEFASYILKNLETDPTLQTYLNESTIYMVPCANPDGYEYSRKHFSFWRKNRRQNLDGTYGVDLNRNFPIGFVKSTNTSSNVYGGPEPFSEPETQSLREFVLSHPNITIALDYHSQGNVFFPAHDFRHEDTIDTIDMNTLCANMAEEIRKISGREYGIHQGKPPAKLISGSGREFYYSQGILSSVVEVGTRNISDYMEDMNENIREHIPALIYALKEVDNYDKASLMKRVDSFEASEIGSNHVTLKWNYKLNKNIYFEIFRSQKDKQFCNSSNLIAKTQALEFSDINLASNKDYYYNIRVVNKKTNQKSPFYPQIKIRTLVEYDEYSRTYYANAKGTGYVAENLNNNPKHFGVNSLFVGIDENKGISYAIISINVKSLPQNALIKLASFNLYPINRVSTTIEKYGEWNVGLVNQDTMGDITNFEDVNNMEIIRYIGRPTESHQLTQGIWRNWHLSGLECDDLKKSIKDDTIILRVEGPKELKIGRNKQMMQWDIGYGKFGFGLTYRPRLELTYTIEPTSIALFPKSIYTVSKNEVLEDVIAPGFDENGNKIYSTFQFNLSSLPPYNDTMITKAYFELNSTKIYIKDDIRFHLEFVDDDINKSYRNITSREVIQNIGYDVSATELKNNQTQYFMFDSFSEITLNEKLKTKSDISFVLKPTSAFRVLKDKTVSWEASNNSTLCPKLILEYIPKRRFPVEKVTNAQLTMENGKIKVSWNNPKDSDFVGAKVIKNPFRKPLSAQDGQKLYAGVDEYTLDDFGATDIDKYYAIFTYDDVPNYSEPVILEYKAK, from the coding sequence TTGAAAAGATTATACAGATCATACGAGGCTTCAACAACAATTTTTAAAGAATTAGAAGCAAAATATCCAGAATATTTCAAAATAGAATCCATTGGTCAAACTTGGGAAAAAAGGAATATTAATTTAATAACAATATCAAAAAATATTGAAACTGCAAATAGTAAACCTGCCCTATTTTATACAGGAACAATTCACGCTAGAGAGTGGATTGGACATGAGTTAGCTATAGAGTTTGCATCTTATATATTAAAAAACTTGGAAACCGATCCGACTTTACAGACATATTTAAATGAAAGTACTATTTATATGGTACCTTGTGCCAATCCTGATGGTTATGAATATTCAAGAAAGCATTTTTCTTTTTGGAGAAAGAATAGAAGACAGAATTTAGATGGAACATATGGAGTTGACTTAAATAGAAACTTCCCTATTGGATTTGTAAAATCTACAAATACCTCTTCAAATGTATATGGAGGTCCTGAACCTTTTTCTGAGCCTGAAACTCAAAGTTTAAGAGAATTTGTTTTATCTCATCCTAATATTACTATTGCCTTAGATTACCACAGTCAAGGTAATGTTTTCTTTCCAGCACATGACTTTAGACATGAAGATACAATTGATACAATTGATATGAATACTTTATGTGCAAATATGGCTGAAGAGATTAGAAAGATATCAGGGCGGGAATATGGTATACATCAAGGTAAACCACCTGCAAAATTGATATCAGGAAGTGGAAGAGAATTTTATTATTCACAAGGAATACTCTCTTCAGTTGTGGAAGTAGGAACTAGAAATATTAGTGATTATATGGAAGATATGAATGAAAATATAAGAGAACATATTCCGGCACTAATATATGCTTTAAAAGAAGTAGATAATTATGATAAAGCATCTTTAATGAAAAGAGTAGATAGTTTTGAAGCTAGTGAAATTGGTTCAAATCATGTAACATTAAAATGGAATTATAAATTAAACAAAAATATATATTTTGAAATATTTAGAAGCCAAAAAGATAAACAATTTTGTAACTCTTCTAACTTAATTGCCAAAACTCAAGCTTTAGAATTTAGCGATATAAATTTAGCTTCAAATAAAGATTATTATTACAACATTAGAGTTGTAAATAAAAAAACAAATCAAAAGTCACCTTTTTATCCTCAAATTAAGATTAGAACATTAGTTGAATATGATGAGTATAGTAGAACTTATTATGCTAATGCAAAAGGTACTGGTTATGTAGCAGAGAATTTAAACAATAATCCTAAACATTTTGGTGTCAATTCTTTATTTGTAGGAATTGATGAAAACAAAGGTATTTCATATGCTATTATTTCTATAAATGTAAAATCACTTCCTCAAAATGCACTTATAAAATTAGCTTCATTTAATCTATATCCTATAAACAGAGTTTCAACTACAATTGAAAAGTATGGTGAATGGAATGTAGGACTTGTTAATCAAGATACAATGGGTGATATTACAAATTTTGAAGATGTAAATAATATGGAGATAATCAGATATATTGGTCGCCCTACTGAGTCTCATCAACTTACACAAGGTATTTGGAGAAATTGGCATTTATCAGGTTTAGAGTGTGATGATTTAAAAAAATCTATAAAAGATGATACTATTATCTTAAGAGTTGAAGGTCCAAAAGAGTTAAAAATTGGACGAAATAAACAGATGATGCAATGGGATATTGGATATGGAAAGTTTGGTTTTGGATTAACATATAGACCAAGACTAGAATTAACTTATACTATTGAACCTACAAGTATAGCTTTGTTTCCAAAGTCTATTTATACAGTAAGTAAGAATGAAGTATTAGAAGATGTTATTGCTCCAGGTTTTGATGAAAATGGAAATAAAATATATTCTACCTTTCAATTTAATCTTTCATCTCTTCCTCCTTATAATGATACAATGATTACTAAAGCTTATTTTGAATTAAACTCTACAAAGATTTATATCAAAGATGACATTAGGTTCCATTTGGAGTTTGTAGACGATGATATAAATAAAAGTTATAGAAATATTACATCTAGGGAAGTTATTCAAAATATTGGTTATGATGTAAGTGCAACTGAACTTAAAAATAATCAAACCCAATACTTTATGTTTGATTCTTTTTCTGAAATCACTTTAAACGAAAAATTAAAAACTAAATCAGACATCTCTTTTGTATTAAAACCAACATCTGCCTTTAGAGTATTAAAAGATAAAACTGTTTCATGGGAAGCAAGTAATAATAGTACTTTATGTCCAAAACTTATTCTTGAATATATACCAAAAAGAAGATTTCCTGTTGAAAAAGTAACAAATGCTCAATTAACAATGGAAAATGGAAAAATAAAAGTCTCTTGGAATAATCCAAAAGATTCAGATTTTGTAGGAGCAAAAGTTATTAAAAATCCTTTTAGAAAACCTTTATCTGCACAAGATGGACAAAAACTTTATGCTGGGGTTGATGAGTATACTTTAGATGATTTTGGAGCAACTGATATTGATAAGTATTATGCAATATTTACTTATGATGATGTTCCAAATTACTCAGAACCAGTTATTTTAGAATATAAAGCTAAATAA